The genomic stretch GCGCAATTCGATCGGGAGATGAGCATCATCCAGGATGGCTGGGCCCGGATTGGAATCGACATCCAGCCGGTGCTCCTCGCCGCGGTCCAGGTGCGGAACAACGAGGTGCGCAACACGTTCCCGGACCTGTACATCACTTCCACGGGCGTGTATGAATCGGCCCTCAACATCTTCTACTCGGGCGAGATCGGGACGGCGGCGAACCGCTGGGCGGGGAACGACCGCAACGGGTGGGTGAACCCCGAGGTCGATCGCCTGTGGCAGGCATTCAACTCGACGCTGGACCGCTCGCAGCGCAACCAGGACATCGTGAGCATGATGAAGATCATCAGCGACGAAGTGCCGTCGCTGCCGCTCTACTTCAACATCAGCCCGATCGGGTTTGTGGCGTCGTTGAAGGGTCCGGCGGCGGGGACGACCGAGACCCTGGAATTCTGGAACGTGGCGGAGTGGACCAAGTCGTGATTGGAGCCGCTACTGCGTCCACTCCCACTCGTGGATGTTGCGCAGTGGACTTCCGCCTTTGAGGGACGTGCGGATCTTCGGGCCCTTGAGGCTCGCGACGTGCGCCCATGCGCGGGAGTGCCAGTAGAGGAAGATGCCGGGAAGATCCGCGCTCACGATCTTCTCCATCTGAATTGTGAGCCGAAGGAGCTGATCGGGGTTGACCTCCTCGAGGGAGCGGTCGATGAGGCCGTCCAGCTCGGGGTTCGAGTAGTTCCCTCGGTTGCCGCCCGACCAGCGGTTGGCGGCGTTCGGGATCTCATCGGTGTGGTACTGGGTGATCAAGTTCGATCCCACGGCCAGCATGCCGGGCAGCTTGGCGCGATCCTCGCGCGTCCCGCTGGAGGGGAATCGCTTTGACACCGCGTCGAACCCGAATTGCTTGAGCTGGGCGACGATAATCGAGTTTTCCTGCTCGAAGAGGGAAGCGCCGCCGGTGAACCAGACGGGCAGCTCTGCGCCCGTCCCGCGTGGGGTCAGCCACCCGCCGCCGGAGCCGCGCGTGTAGCCGGCCTCGATCATGAGCTGCTCGGCCCGACGAGGATCGTAGGGGTATTTGGTGATCTCGCGGTCTACCTGTGGGTAATATTCCTCGCCCGGATGGGTGCGCGCATCGGCGAGGAGTCCATGGCCGCCCGTCACCACGTCGTACGACTCCTTCTTGTCGATGGCATGGGCAATGGCCTGCCGGACCCGAACGTCGGTAGCGATCTCCGGCGGGGAGGCGAACTCGGGATTGAACTGGAAATTGAGGGTGCGTGAGCCGAGCGCCTCCCACAGGACGACGCCCGCTCCTCGCGAGACCCAGTCGCGCTCCAGAATCAGCCCCTCCTCGGCGCGGAACAGGTCGGCGGCGAAGTCCACATCGCCGGCGATGGTCGCTGCCAGGGCGGCGTTCACGTCCGGAATGCCCCGGATGCTGACCCGATTGATCTTCGGTCGCCCGAGGATGTGGGCGTCGAAGGCGGAGGCCTCGATGGAGACGGCCGGGTCGTAGCTGTCCACCTTGTAGGGACCGGCGCCCACGTAGTTGGTGTTCCAGAACGGACTGTTGGGCAGCGACGCCTCGGAGCCCT from Chloroflexota bacterium encodes the following:
- a CDS encoding peptide ABC transporter substrate-binding protein, which codes for MDYPHLTTAITLAALATSLGLSACQSPQPSRPEGTAPADAHAGQHTLVIVANQVPTDFAAKGLAGGTGAATGVAENVAGTIFNATLAIADDRGRVSPYLASALPKLNTDSWKLFPDGSMETTYTLKPNLTWHDGQPLTAEDFVFAWEVYATPAYGVDRSIPIRFMSQVLAPDPSTVVIRWSERYADAGRLTDELPPLPRHILEAQHRQSVEGSEASLPNSPFWNTNYVGAGPYKVDSYDPAVSIEASAFDAHILGRPKINRVSIRGIPDVNAALAATIAGDVDFAADLFRAEEGLILERDWVSRGAGVVLWEALGSRTLNFQFNPEFASPPEIATDVRVRQAIAHAIDKKESYDVVTGGHGLLADARTHPGEEYYPQVDREITKYPYDPRRAEQLMIEAGYTRGSGGGWLTPRGTGAELPVWFTGGASLFEQENSIIVAQLKQFGFDAVSKRFPSSGTREDRAKLPGMLAVGSNLITQYHTDEIPNAANRWSGGNRGNYSNPELDGLIDRSLEEVNPDQLLRLTIQMEKIVSADLPGIFLYWHSRAWAHVASLKGPKIRTSLKGGSPLRNIHEWEWTQ